GCTTCGACGAGGAGATGGCCAACCTCCTGCAACAGACCAATTCGGCCTACGGTTCGGTCGCAACGTCTGTCGAACAGCGCGCCGAACTGGAAACCCGTAATGTGGAACTCGCTCGCTGTAGCGCGACGATTACGGAGTCCGGTCGGCGTCAATTATGATGGCCGATAGGTGGCCGCGCCGGTTGGTGAATTCTGGCTACCATTTGCTGTTGCGGGGAGCAACCGTCGAGCGACAATTACGACGCTGGGTAATTGTCGCTGACGCTGGCCGGAAGCGAGGGTCTGAAGCGCATGGGATGGTTGGCATGTAATTGCCGCTGGCGACAATTACCCGTTGCCTCAGCAAGGGTGCTCCCGAGCGCGAAGCCAGCGACAATTATGATGGCCGGTCCGGGGCGCCATTCGGCGGGTCGTAATCGCCGGCGTTGATACGGGCGACGGCGGAACGTTTGCGGTAGCTTTCGCCGTTCATCTCGATGATGATCGAGTGGTGCACGAGGCGGTCGATCGCGGCGACAGTCATAGCGGGATCAGGGAAGACGTTGTCCCATGCCGAAAATGGCTGGTTGGCGGTAATGGCGAGCGAGTGGCGTTCGTAGCGGTGGGCGATGAGCTCGAACAAGGCGCTGGTCTCGACCTGGTCCTTGCGGACGTAGGACAGATCGTCGAGCACGATGAGATCGAACTTGTCGAGCTTGTCGAGCATGGCGGGTAGGCTGAGGTCGCGGCGCGCGGACTGGAGCTTCTGGACCATGTCGGTGGTGGAGCAGAACAGGACGCGCCGCCCCGTGTCGATGAGGGCATGACCAATGGCAGCAACTGCGTGCGTCTTGCCGGTCCCGCTCTGGCCGAACAGCAGCAGGTTGCCGCCGCTCTCGATCCAGTCGTCACCGGCGGCGAGGGACAAGAGGTGCGGTTTGCGGATGCCGGGGGCTGCGTCGAAATCGAAGGTGGCGAAGGTCTTGCCTGCGGGCAAGCCGGACTGGTCGCGATGGCGCTGGATGCGCCGGGAGGAGCGATCGGCCATCTCGATCTCGAGAAGCGAGGCCAGCAGGTTGGCGGCCGGCCAGCCATCGCGATCGGCGGTGTCGGTGAGGCGCTTCCAGTTGCGGTTGATACTCGGCAGGCGCAAGGCCTTGAGCAGGGTAGGCAGCACGGCGGCGGCCTGGTCCTTGGTGCGGGTCATCAGTACACCTCCCCGCTGGCGATCAAGCTGTTGTAGCTGTGCAGATCGGGAGGCGGGATAGTGACATCGCGCTGCGATCTTGCGGTTGGCAGGAACTCGTCCCTGAGCGCATCGACATCGGGCAAGCGCCCTCTGTCGAGTGCCTCATCGATCCGCCGGGCCAGCACGTCGACACAGTCGCCCCTGGCGGCGATATCGAGCAGCGCGACGGCATCGCGGCAGGCCTGCCGTCCATCGAGTTGGGCATCGAAGGCTTGCCAGGCCCGCCGGTAGGCGTGATCGGGGAACAGGGCTTCGCGGTAGACGAGGTTGCGCAGCGCACCAGGCTTGCGGCGCAGGTTACCGATCATGTGCCGGAAATCGATGCTGTGCCCCCGGTGGGGATGGCTGATCCGCACACGCGGCGTGGACATTACCCTGTCCGGACCGAGGAAGAGCTCAATGCGATCGTCAAAGAGATGCGCGTTGAGGCGCCGTCCGACGAGGCGGGAAGGCACCGAATAGGTAACCCGATCGATGGCGACGGTGCCGTTGCGGGTG
The Novosphingobium sp. EMRT-2 genome window above contains:
- the istB gene encoding IS21-like element helper ATPase IstB yields the protein MTRTKDQAAAVLPTLLKALRLPSINRNWKRLTDTADRDGWPAANLLASLLEIEMADRSSRRIQRHRDQSGLPAGKTFATFDFDAAPGIRKPHLLSLAAGDDWIESGGNLLLFGQSGTGKTHAVAAIGHALIDTGRRVLFCSTTDMVQKLQSARRDLSLPAMLDKLDKFDLIVLDDLSYVRKDQVETSALFELIAHRYERHSLAITANQPFSAWDNVFPDPAMTVAAIDRLVHHSIIIEMNGESYRKRSAVARINAGDYDPPNGAPDRPS